One window from the genome of Lacerta agilis isolate rLacAgi1 chromosome 16, rLacAgi1.pri, whole genome shotgun sequence encodes:
- the AMTN gene encoding amelotin, translated as MKIVILLLPLLGLTISLPLNQMGRILATSNSREILRMMQRYKAMGNNPQQTQQRPRLGPGLPPAKLVPDQNPSVNQVPNEQVAPLEWTFANFPVTYNFPQNPSELEGPNMQNFPGYSVLPFTQTLPMDLNSLAILLGALTLPQTLPVAGFGTTMPQQLLPPQSMLPIIVAQMGPQGAVLSSEEMPPQSQIVGVLVPGGGFFPLGQSGALPEGQEGLLPANQAGSNQGNLPFPEGTAAAIQKISPTASDGLSEVASGLYPTPSGFRQPGPVTNDVFAEPTAGMNMEPSELREPPTSLVRLDKDNNGKQQHNLSRSHVRGDSYVPLSTVESKPLKEP; from the exons ATGAAGATTGTAATTCTACTCCTTCCTCTTCTGGGGCTGACGATCTCTTTACCA CTGAACCAAATGGGCAGAATCCTTGCTACAAGCAACAGCAGAGAG ATACTACGAATGATGCAAAGATACAAAGCCATGGGGAACAATCCACAGCAAACACAG CAAAGGCCAAGATTGGGGCCTGGATTGCCTCCAGCAAAGCTGGTTCCAGATCAGAATCCATCAGTAAACCAGGTGCCCAATGAG CAGGTTGCTCCACTTGAATGGACGTTTGCAAATTTCCCAGTTACTTACAATTTCCCACAAAACCCATCAGAGCTGGAAGGGCCAAACATGCAA AACTTTCCTGGCTATAGTGTACTACCGTTCACCCAGACGCTCCCAATGGACCTTAATTCT CTTGCTATTCTGTTGGGGGCATTGACACTTCCTCAGACGCTGCCTGTAGCGGGCTTTGGAACAactatgccacaacagctgctgccACCCCAATCG ATGCTTCCAATTATAGTTGCGCAAATGGGGCCACAG GGTGCAGTGCTCAGTTCTGAAGAAATG CCACCACAGTCACAGATTGTTGGAGTTCTAGTCCCTGGAGGAGGGTTCTTCCCTTTGGGCCAGTCTGGGGCCCTTCCTGAAGGTCAAGAAGGTCTTCTTCCAGCAAACCAGGCTGGTTCTAATCAGGGCAACCTACCATTTCCAGAGGGCACAGCAGCAGCCATCCAGAAGATTTCTCCAACAGCAAGTGATGGTCTGAGCGAGGTTGCAAGCGGGTTATACCCAACCCCCTCGGGCTTCAGACAGCCAGGCCCTGTGACGAATGATGTGTTTGCCGAACCAACTGCTGGCATGAATATGGAGCCGAGTGAACTCCGGGAACCACCTACTTCTCTCGTAAGACTTGATAAGGACAATAATGGGAAGCAGCAGCACAATCTGTCTCGGTCACATGTGAGAGGAGACAGCTACGTGCCATTAAGCACTGTGGAGAGTAAGCCATTGAAAGAACCATAA